The following coding sequences lie in one Takifugu flavidus isolate HTHZ2018 chromosome 4, ASM371156v2, whole genome shotgun sequence genomic window:
- the tfap2c gene encoding transcription factor AP-2 gamma isoform X6: MLWKLADNVKYEDDCEERHDGNSNGNPRLPHLPAVSQHLYSPSPSLSHSATSDFQPPYFPPPYQPISYPQSGDPYSHLGDPFNINSIHQSPSSNQQQPWPGRQGQDGLGAHARGGLASQILGLEGGSSGMRRDGFRRPELLPPHAHSIEQSVIGDNMGLQDMGHGLEDVQQVDDHSIIMADQTVIKKALGLRGGRNLDRLQRTYYQGGILAGPVTLPKGNTLGLPFQKESLLGMVSNPTEVFCSVPGRLSLLSSTSKYKVTVAEVQRRLSPPECLNASLLGGVLRRAKSKNGGRSLREKLDKIGLNLPAGRRKAANVTLLTSLVEGEAVHLARDFGYVCETEFPAKAIAEYLGRSHIERNEVNSRKNMLLAAKQICKEFTDLLTQDRSPLGNSRPAPIMEPGIQGCLTHFSLITHGFGSPAICAAMTSLQNYLNEALKQMDKMYLSSGSDTQGSSESGSKSTDKMDKHRK, from the exons ATGTTGTGGAAATTAGCCGACAACGTCAAATATGAAGATGACTGTGAG GAAAGGCACGACGGCAACAGCAATGGGAACCCCCGGCTGCCTCACCTGCCGGCGGTCAGTCAGCACTTGTACAGCCCGTCTCCCTCGCTCTCGCACTCGGCCACCTCGGACTTCCAGCCGCCTTACTTCCCGCCTCCGTACCAGCCCATCTCCTACCCGCAGTCCGGCGACCCCTACTCCCACCTCGGCGACCCCTTCAACATTAACTCCATACACCAGTCGCCGTCGTCgaaccagcagcagccatgGCCGGGCCGGCAGGGCCAGGACGGGCTCGGTGCGCACGCCAGGGGCGGCCTGGCCAGTCAGATCCTGGGTCTGGAGGGAGGATCGTCGGGGATGAGGAGGGACGGCTTCCGCCGACCGGAGCTGCTGCCTCCGCACGCACACAGCATCGAGCAGTCGGTGATCGGCGACAACATGGGGCTGCAGGACATGGGCCACGGTCTGGAGGACGTTCAG CAGGTAGATGACCACAGTATTATTATGGCAGATCAGACAGTGATTAAAAAAG CATTAGGACTACGAGGTGGCAGGAACCTTGATCGCTTACAGAGGACTTATTATCAGGGGGGCATTCTCGCTG GGCCTGTCACACTGCCCAAAGGCAACACACTGGGTCTCCCCTTCCAGAAGGAGTCCCTGCTGGGCATGGTGTCAAACCCAACAGAGGTGTTCTGCTCCGTCCCCGGTCGCCTCTCCCTGCTGAGTTCTACCTCCAAATATAAAGTCACCGTGGCCGAGGTCCAGAGACGCCTGTCGCCCCCGGAGTGTCTCAACGCGTCGCTGCTGGGGGGGGTTTTACGCAG GGCCAAATCTAAAAACGGCGGCCGCTCTCTGAGGGAGAAGCTGGACAAGATCGGGCTGAACCTGCCCGCAGGAAGACGGAAGGCAGCCAATGTCACTCTGCTTACTTCATTAGTAGAAG gGGAAGCTGTGCATTTAGCCAGAGACTTTGGCTACGTGTGTGAGACAGAGTTCCCCGCGAAGGCCATTGCAGAATACCTGGGCAGGTCGCATATAGAGCGCAACGAAGTCAACTCCCGCAAGAATATGCTCCTGGCTGCAAA gcAAATCTGCAAGGAGTTCACAGACCTGCTCACGCAGGACCGCTCACCGCTCGGAAACTCTCGACCGGCCCCCATCATGGAACCCGGAATCCAAGGCTGCCTGACTCACTTCAGCCTCATCACCCACGGCTTCGGCTCTCCGGCCATCTGCGCCGCCATGACCTCACTTCAGAACTACCTGAACGAGGCGCTCAAACAAATGGACAAGATGTATCTGAGCTCCGGCAGCGACACTCAGGGATCCTCAGAAAGCGGAAGCAAATCTACTGACAAAATGGACAAGCACCGGAAATGA
- the tfap2c gene encoding transcription factor AP-2 gamma isoform X9, with the protein MLWKLADNVKYEDDCEERHDGNSNGNPRLPHLPAVSQHLYSPSPSLSHSATSDFQPPYFPPPYQPISYPQSGDPYSHLGDPFNINSIHQSPSSNQQQPWPGRQGQDGLGAHARGGLASQILGLEGGSSGMRRDGFRRPELLPPHAHSIEQSVIGDNMGLQDMGHGLEDVQQVDDHSIIMADQTVIKKGPVTLPKGNTLGLPFQKESLLGMVSNPTEVFCSVPGRLSLLSSTSKYKVTVAEVQRRLSPPECLNASLLGGVLRRAKSKNGGRSLREKLDKIGLNLPAGRRKAANVTLLTSLVEGEAVHLARDFGYVCETEFPAKAIAEYLGRSHIERNEVNSRKNMLLAAKQICKEFTDLLTQDRSPLGNSRPAPIMEPGIQGCLTHFSLITHGFGSPAICAAMTSLQNYLNEALKQMDKMYLSSGSDTQGSSESGSKSTDKMDKHRK; encoded by the exons ATGTTGTGGAAATTAGCCGACAACGTCAAATATGAAGATGACTGTGAG GAAAGGCACGACGGCAACAGCAATGGGAACCCCCGGCTGCCTCACCTGCCGGCGGTCAGTCAGCACTTGTACAGCCCGTCTCCCTCGCTCTCGCACTCGGCCACCTCGGACTTCCAGCCGCCTTACTTCCCGCCTCCGTACCAGCCCATCTCCTACCCGCAGTCCGGCGACCCCTACTCCCACCTCGGCGACCCCTTCAACATTAACTCCATACACCAGTCGCCGTCGTCgaaccagcagcagccatgGCCGGGCCGGCAGGGCCAGGACGGGCTCGGTGCGCACGCCAGGGGCGGCCTGGCCAGTCAGATCCTGGGTCTGGAGGGAGGATCGTCGGGGATGAGGAGGGACGGCTTCCGCCGACCGGAGCTGCTGCCTCCGCACGCACACAGCATCGAGCAGTCGGTGATCGGCGACAACATGGGGCTGCAGGACATGGGCCACGGTCTGGAGGACGTTCAG CAGGTAGATGACCACAGTATTATTATGGCAGATCAGACAGTGATTAAAAAAG GGCCTGTCACACTGCCCAAAGGCAACACACTGGGTCTCCCCTTCCAGAAGGAGTCCCTGCTGGGCATGGTGTCAAACCCAACAGAGGTGTTCTGCTCCGTCCCCGGTCGCCTCTCCCTGCTGAGTTCTACCTCCAAATATAAAGTCACCGTGGCCGAGGTCCAGAGACGCCTGTCGCCCCCGGAGTGTCTCAACGCGTCGCTGCTGGGGGGGGTTTTACGCAG GGCCAAATCTAAAAACGGCGGCCGCTCTCTGAGGGAGAAGCTGGACAAGATCGGGCTGAACCTGCCCGCAGGAAGACGGAAGGCAGCCAATGTCACTCTGCTTACTTCATTAGTAGAAG gGGAAGCTGTGCATTTAGCCAGAGACTTTGGCTACGTGTGTGAGACAGAGTTCCCCGCGAAGGCCATTGCAGAATACCTGGGCAGGTCGCATATAGAGCGCAACGAAGTCAACTCCCGCAAGAATATGCTCCTGGCTGCAAA gcAAATCTGCAAGGAGTTCACAGACCTGCTCACGCAGGACCGCTCACCGCTCGGAAACTCTCGACCGGCCCCCATCATGGAACCCGGAATCCAAGGCTGCCTGACTCACTTCAGCCTCATCACCCACGGCTTCGGCTCTCCGGCCATCTGCGCCGCCATGACCTCACTTCAGAACTACCTGAACGAGGCGCTCAAACAAATGGACAAGATGTATCTGAGCTCCGGCAGCGACACTCAGGGATCCTCAGAAAGCGGAAGCAAATCTACTGACAAAATGGACAAGCACCGGAAATGA